Proteins encoded in a region of the Methylobacterium radiotolerans JCM 2831 genome:
- a CDS encoding ImuA family protein, which produces MEMGLDPADETEAALAPSDPRARLAALRVRLAPPDRGRDPSLVLPLGVPDLDAHLPGGGLVLGPPHEIAPAEPADAIAALGFALALCARHLARAPGEALIAAAPGQPLPYGHGLAGLGLDPGRLLLLEAGSDAEVFRALEAALHARALTALIGLLRDGLPLKPGRRLQLAAEGPAPPLLLILRPAPASLPNGAATRWRIAAAPAARDRFGTLDRPRWRARLDRCRNGRGGDWLVEWDHAAHRLHLPEPLAGDAAAAGGSRA; this is translated from the coding sequence ATGGAGATGGGGCTGGACCCTGCGGACGAGACCGAGGCGGCGCTCGCGCCGAGCGATCCCCGGGCCCGGCTGGCGGCCCTGCGGGTGCGCCTCGCGCCGCCGGACCGGGGCCGGGATCCGTCCCTGGTCCTGCCGCTCGGCGTGCCGGACCTCGACGCGCACCTGCCCGGCGGCGGCCTCGTCCTCGGGCCGCCCCACGAGATCGCGCCGGCCGAGCCCGCGGACGCGATCGCGGCCCTGGGCTTCGCCCTGGCGCTCTGCGCCCGCCACCTCGCTCGGGCGCCCGGAGAGGCGCTGATCGCCGCCGCGCCCGGCCAGCCCCTGCCCTACGGGCACGGTCTCGCCGGCCTCGGCCTCGACCCCGGCCGCCTGCTGCTGCTGGAAGCCGGCAGCGACGCGGAGGTGTTCCGCGCCCTGGAGGCGGCCCTGCACGCACGGGCGCTCACGGCCCTGATCGGCCTCCTGCGGGACGGGCTGCCGCTGAAGCCGGGCCGGCGCCTGCAGCTCGCCGCGGAAGGGCCCGCGCCGCCGCTGCTGCTGATCCTGCGGCCGGCGCCCGCCAGCCTGCCCAACGGGGCCGCCACCCGCTGGCGGATCGCGGCGGCGCCGGCGGCGCGGGACCGGTTCGGGACCCTGGACAGGCCGCGCTGGCGGGCGCGGCTCGACCGCTGCCGCAACGGGCGGGGCGGCGACTGGCTTGTGGAGTGGGACCATGCCGCGCATCGTCTGCATCTGCCTGAGCCACTGGCCGGTGACGCGGCTGCGGCGGGCGGGTCTCGCGCCTGA
- a CDS encoding DNA polymerase Y family protein, translated as MPRIVCICLSHWPVTRLRRAGLAPERGPLAVAAEGSGGLRLVALDPEARALGLRVGEPLGRVRARIGVPLQVYPADPEADRDALLRLCRWASGYAPLVAPFGPGEAADGLYIDVAGASHLRGGEANLVADLAARLARSSVPAAIALADTPGGAFALARHGGGGRVVVPPGGAPEALRALPVDALRLDPGTVAGLKRLGLRRIGELDALPRGPLARRFGAALLLRLDQALARRPEPLAPLTEAAAYAAARGFLDPIGRQADIVRTVRDLMAETAPRLERDGLGACALRLSLHRVDGALRVLDLGLSRPERCPERVAALVSLRLDRLGSALDAGFGFETVALAVTVTGPMPARQTDLGAASAADGVGVLADALAQRLGRALLRLEPRASHLPERADRSRVWVAGEGQGEGSGPAGRGATASHGGGVLDPDASRPSPRPSPAREGGPGALLDQGRCSTPMGATSRTGMEGKARTRASPWPEDLPPRPLVIFPRGEAALDVLSTVPEGPPRRFRWRARIHRVTHAEGPERIAAEWWREPGADRDYYRIECEAGHRLWLYRDGPHAPDRPAAWYVHGLFA; from the coding sequence ATGCCGCGCATCGTCTGCATCTGCCTGAGCCACTGGCCGGTGACGCGGCTGCGGCGGGCGGGTCTCGCGCCTGAGCGCGGTCCCCTCGCGGTGGCGGCCGAAGGGTCCGGCGGGCTGCGGCTCGTGGCCCTCGACCCGGAGGCCCGCGCCCTGGGCCTCCGGGTCGGCGAGCCCCTCGGCCGGGTCCGGGCGCGGATCGGCGTCCCGCTCCAGGTCTATCCCGCCGACCCGGAAGCCGACCGGGACGCCCTGCTGCGGCTGTGCCGCTGGGCGAGCGGGTACGCGCCCCTCGTGGCGCCGTTCGGGCCGGGTGAGGCGGCGGACGGGCTCTACATCGACGTCGCCGGCGCGAGCCACCTGCGCGGCGGCGAGGCGAACCTCGTCGCGGACCTGGCCGCCCGGCTCGCGCGGAGCAGCGTCCCGGCGGCGATCGCGCTGGCCGACACGCCCGGCGGCGCCTTCGCGCTGGCGCGGCATGGCGGGGGCGGCCGGGTCGTGGTGCCGCCGGGCGGGGCCCCCGAGGCCCTGCGGGCTCTCCCCGTGGACGCCCTGCGCCTCGATCCCGGTACGGTCGCTGGGCTGAAGCGGCTCGGCCTGCGCCGGATCGGCGAACTCGACGCCCTGCCCCGGGGGCCCCTCGCCCGCCGCTTCGGCGCGGCGCTGCTCCTGCGCCTCGATCAGGCCCTGGCCCGCCGGCCCGAGCCGCTGGCGCCCCTGACGGAGGCCGCCGCCTACGCCGCCGCGCGCGGCTTCCTCGACCCGATCGGGCGGCAAGCGGACATCGTCCGGACCGTCCGGGACCTGATGGCCGAGACCGCCCCCCGGCTGGAGCGGGACGGGCTCGGCGCCTGCGCCCTGCGCCTCAGCCTGCACCGGGTCGACGGCGCCCTGCGCGTCCTCGATCTCGGCCTGTCCCGCCCCGAGCGCTGCCCGGAGCGGGTCGCGGCCCTCGTCTCCCTGCGCCTCGACCGGCTGGGCTCCGCCCTCGACGCCGGCTTCGGGTTCGAGACGGTGGCGCTCGCCGTCACGGTGACCGGTCCCATGCCGGCCCGCCAGACGGATCTCGGCGCGGCGTCCGCGGCCGACGGGGTCGGCGTCCTGGCCGATGCCCTGGCGCAGCGCCTCGGGCGGGCGCTCCTGCGGCTCGAGCCCCGGGCGAGCCACCTGCCCGAGCGGGCCGACCGGAGCCGGGTCTGGGTGGCCGGAGAGGGGCAGGGAGAGGGATCAGGTCCTGCGGGACGCGGCGCGACCGCCTCTCACGGCGGCGGTGTGCTCGATCCCGACGCTTCCCGTCCCTCACCCCGACCTTCTCCCGCACGGGAGGGGGGGCCGGGTGCGCTCCTCGATCAAGGGCGGTGTTCGACCCCGATGGGGGCAACCTCCCGCACAGGGATGGAAGGGAAGGCGCGCACCCGCGCGTCCCCCTGGCCCGAAGACCTCCCGCCCCGCCCCCTGGTCATCTTCCCCCGCGGCGAGGCCGCCCTCGACGTGCTCTCGACCGTTCCGGAGGGGCCGCCCCGGCGCTTCCGCTGGCGCGCCCGGATCCACCGGGTCACCCATGCCGAGGGGCCGGAGCGGATCGCCGCCGAATGGTGGCGCGAGCCCGGCGCGGATCGCGATTACTACCGCATCGAGTGCGAGGCCGGGCACCGGCTCTGGCTCTACCGCGACGGCCCGCACGCCCCCGACCGCCCGGCCGCGTGGTACGTCCACGGGCTGTTCGCGTGA